Within Sphingomonas piscis, the genomic segment TGGAGCAGCATCCGGGACGCAGGACCAAATGGCCTCAACTTCGCGCCGGCGACCGGCTGGATCGGCTTTACCGACCTTTACTGGCTGACGGCGCTTGCGCCGAAGAGCCAGATGACCGGCTCGTTCGTCCATTCCGCCAACGGCGCCTATCAGGCAAACTTTTCGGGTCGGCCGCAGACAGTCGCGCCGGGTCAGATCGGCTCATTCGAAACTCGCGTCTTCTCCGGCGCGAAGGAAATCGCGGCCCTGGACCGCTATCAGGACGCCGGCATTCCCCTGCTGTCCAAGGCAGTCGACTGGGGCTGGTTTGAATGGTTCATGATCCCCATCCATGCTTTGCTGGAATGGCTGTTCCGCCAGATCGGCAATTTCGGCGTGGCGATCATCTGCCTGACCTTGATCGTCCGGCTGCTGCTGTTCCCTGTCGCGCAGAAGCAGTTCGCGTCGATGGGCGCGATGCGCAAGGTACAGCCCAAGCTGAAGGCGCTTCAGGAGCGTTACAAGGACGACAAGCCCCGGCTTCAGCAGGAAATGATGAAGCTGTATAAGGAGGAGAAGATCAATCCGGCGGCGGGTTGCCTTCCCATCCTGCTGCAGATCCCAATCTTCTATGCGCTCTACAAGGTGCTGCTGGTCAGCGTCGAAATGAGGCATCAGCCATTCGCGCTGTGGATCAAGGACTTGTCGGCGCCGGACCCGCTGACCCCGCTCAACCTATTCGGTTACCTGAACTTTACCCCGCCGGCGGTGATCGCGATCGGCATTCTCCCGCTGCTTCTCGGCGTTACGATGTGGATGCAGTTCAAGCTCAATCCCGCGCAGCCCGATCCGGTCCAGCAGCAGATCTTCTCGATCATGCCTTGGGTGATGATGTTCGTTATGGCGCCCTTCGCGGCGGGCCTTATGGTCTACTGGATCACCAACAACATCTTGTCGATCGGCCAGCAATGGTGGCTGTACCGCAAGTACGGGCTCCATCTCTCCGACACACATCCGGCGACAACCTAGTGGATGAGACCGACGATCTCACCGAGCGGGCAAGGAAGCTGTTTTCGGGACCGATCGACTTCCTGAAGTCGGCGCCGGGCCTGCAGTTTCTGCCCGACCCGAAAGTGCCGGAGATCGCCTTCGCCGGAAGATCCAACGTCGGCAAGAGCTCGCTGCTCAACGCGCTGACTAATCGCAAAGGGCTGGCGCGGACGTCGAACACGCCTGGCCGAACGCAGGAACTCAACTTTTTCGACGTCGGCAATCCGCCGCTTATTCGGTTGGTCGACATGCCGGGCTACGGTTTCGCGGAGGCGCCCAAGGATCTGGTGAAACGCTGGCGTTTCCTGGTGAACGATTATCTTCGCGGCCGGCAGGTGCTGAAGCGCACCCTCGTCCTCGTTGATTCTCGCCACGGCCTGAAGCCGGTGGACGAAGAGATCATGACCATGCTCGACAAGGCGGCCGCCAGCTACCACCTCGTGCTCACCAAAGGCGACAAGATTAAGCCCACGGAGCTCGCCAAGGTACTGGAGCGGACGGCCGAGCAGGCGCGCACCCACCCCGCAGCCCACCCGACCATCTTCACCACGTCCAGCGAAACCGCTAGCGGCATCGCCGAACTGCGAGCGGCCATCCTCGACGCTGCTTTCGCCTAGGAGAGACGATGCTGAAGCTGATCATCGGCAACCGCGCCTATTCAAGCTGGTCGTTCCGCGGCTGGCTTGCCTGCAAGCAGTCGGGCGAGGAGTTCGAGGAACTGGTCGTCCCGATGTTCGATGCCGATTGGGAGAAGCGCCGCGAGGGCGATGAGTTCGCGCCATCGCTCGGCAAGGTACCGATCCTGTGGGACGGCGACTGCGTCGTCTGGGACAGCCTGGCGATCATCGAGTTCCTGGCCGACCGGAATGGGCGCGAGTTGTTCTGGCCGGAGGACGATGGCGCGCGCGGCATGGCGCGCTCAATGGCTGCCGAAATGCACTCCAGCTTTGCCGCGCTTCGCCGTGAGCTGCCGATGAACGTCCGCAAGAGCTTCGCCACGCGCGAGTTCGAGGGCGAAGTTCGCGGCGATATCGAGCGTATCATGCAATTGTGGGCGCAGGCGCGCGCGCGCCACGGCGGGACCGGCGACTTCCTGTTCGGCGACTGGTCGGCCGCCGACATCATGTTCGCACCGGTGGTCACGCGTTTCATTACGTACGGCGTGCCGGTGCCGCCGTTCGCCGCCGTCTACATGAAGGCAGTGCTGTCCCACCCGCATGTCGCCGAATGGATCGACCAAGCGCAGGACGAGCCTTGGGTCATCGAAAAATACGAAACTCCCGCCTGATCAAAGCCGCTTTGCCGGGTAAGGCGTGCCATCCTTATGCGTGTAGGTGCCTTCGGGCGAGAACAGCATATCGATGTCGTTGTAGCCGCCGCCGGTATTCACCCCGCCGCCAACGACGATGAAGGCGCAGTCGGCCTCACTCTCATTCCTAAGGTGATGGCCGTTGGTCGATCCTTTGGGCCAAACGGCGATATCGCCCGGGCGCAGGACGGTCGGACCATCGTCTTCGACGAGAACCGCCTCTCCCTCCAGCATGACGAGAAACTCGTCCTCCCCATTGTGCCAGTGGCGCTGGCTCGACCAGGCACCGGGCTTCAGGACGACGTGGCTCACCCCGAAATCGGTTAGGCCGGTGGCGGGGGAAAGGCGGCGTTGAAAGCGTCCCGCAACGGCTTCGTTGAACGGTGCGGGATATCCCGTGCGGTTCAGCTGCGCGATGCTTTCAAGGTCGACCTTGGGCATTCCCCTCTCCTTTGCTAGGCGGTGGCCATGTCGATCGACCCCATTGCACTCGCCCGCGACCTGATCAACTGCCGCAGCATCACTCCGGCGACCGGCGCGGTGTTCGAGGTGCTGGAACGGGCATTGCAGCCGTTCGGGTTCGAGGTTCACCGCTTAGTCAGCGGCGAGGCGCCGGACGGGCCGGTGGAGAATCTGGTGGCACTGCGCGGCAGCGGGTCGCCGCACCTGGGCTTTGCCGGTCACCTCGACGTTGTCCCGCCGGGCGAAGGCTGGAGCGGCGATCCGTTCGACGCGCGGATCGTCGACGGTCGCCTGATCGGGCGCGGCGCAAACGACATGAAGAGCGCTGTCGCCGCATTTGCCGCCGCGGCCTCTCGGGTCGAGCAGCAGGCAGGGACCGTCTCCCTCCTCATCACGGGCGACGAAGAAGGTCCTGCCACGTTCGGGACGCCCAAGATCATCGAGTGGCTGGAAGAACGGTCGATCCGCCCGGACATGATCGTCATCGGCGAGCCGACGTCGGAAGCGGCGCTGGGCGATACGGTGAAGATCGGCCGCCGCGGCTCGGTGAACATGTGGATCGAGGTGCCCGGAACGCAGGGTCACGTGGCCTACCCGCACCGCGCGGACAATCCGGTGCCCAGGCTGGCGCGCATCGTTGCCGCGCTCGACGCGCTCCATCTCGACGACGGTAGCGAGGCCTTCCCGCCGTCCAATCTGGAATTCACCGACATCGCCTGCCCGCCTGGCGCGACCAATCTCATTCCGGCCAATGCCTCGGCACGGCTCAACATACGCTTCAACAATCTTCAGCGCGGCGCCGATCTGGTGCGGATGGTAGAGGAGGTCGTCGGCAGCGAAGCGCCGGGTGCCACGGTCCGGGCGCTTATCTCCGGCGAAGCGTTCCTGACTCCACCCGGACCAATCTACGATATTGTCGTCGACGCCATCCGGGCGGAGACGGGGGTCGAGCCCAAGCTGTCCACGAGCGGCGGCACTTCCGACGGGCGCTTCCTGACCGCGCTATGCCCGGTGGTCGACTTTGGCCTGCCGAATGCCACCATGCACAAGGTGGATGAAAGCGTTGCGGTTGCAGACATCGAGAAATTGGCGAACATCTACGAGCGGGTCATTCGCAGCGCCCAGGCCTGAGCCGGCTTAAGCGACGGAGCGGCGGCCTCGCTCGGCATTTGCAGTCCAGTCGAGGAATTCGTCTTCCACCATCGCCTTTGAGAAGACGTAGCCCTGAACGATGTCGCAGCCCATTGCCCGAAGCAATTCGGCCTGGGGAATGGTTTCGACCGACTCTGCAACGACCTGGCTGCCAACCCCCCGGATGAGGTGAATGACGGCCTGGACGATCACTCGTGCGCGGTCGCAGGTCTCGATGTCGGCGATCAGCGTCTGGTCCAGCTTCACCCGGTCGAGCGGCATCGACCGCAACCGGGCGAGGTTGGAGTATCCCGTGCCGAAATCGTCGATGCAGATGGTGGCGCCATCCCGGCGCAATGCGGCAATCTCACCAATGACGGCGTCGCTCGCTTCCATCGCGGCGCTCTCGGTGAATTCCAGCTCGATCAGCGATAGCGGGACCTGCTGCTCGGCAAACAGCTGCCGAAGCCGGTCGAAGAAATCGAACCGCTCGAGCTGGCGGGGGCTGACGTTGAATGAAATGCGCCGCGAAATGCCTTCGCGAAGCCACGAGCCCATAGTCGAGGCGACCTCGGCCACGACCCAATCGCCGATGTCGGCAATCAGGCCAGTGCGCTCGGCGATCGGAATGAAGCTGTGCGGCATACGAAGGCCGTCGGTTGGATGGTTCCAGCGCAGCAAGGCTTCGGCGCAGGGCATTTCGCCGGTGACGAGGCTTAGCTGGGGCTGATAGACGAGCAGGAACTCGCCGCGCTGCACCGCGTCGGTGAGATCCTTTTCTGTCTGCACCTTTTGGTGATGTTCGGCCGCCAGCTGGTCGTTGAACAGATGATGCTGTCCGCCGCCAAGCGACTTGGCGCGATACATTGCGATATCGGCCGACCGCATCAGGGACTCGACGCTAGACCCGTGCTGCGGCTTCAAGGACACGCCGACCGACGCTCCGATGTCGATGCTGTGGCCGGCTAGTTCAAACGGCTCGGCGATCACCTGGGCGACCCGGCGCGCGACCCGCTCCACTTCTTCCGTCGATGCGACCTGCGGGAAGAACATGGTGAACTCATCCCCGGCGAGGCGCGCGAGCAAGGGACGCTGACGAGCCCGGTCCGCACCTTCGGAGTTCAGCACCACTCGAAGACGATTGGCGACCATGATCAGCAACTGGTCGCCACGGGCATGGCCCAGGCTGTCGTTGACCGCCTTGAACCGGTCGAGGTCGACGAACAGCATTGCGGCGGCGCCATCCCCGCTGTCGGCCAGCAACTTGTCGGCTTCGGAACGGAAGTGAAGCCGGTTCGGAAGCGAGGTTACCGGATCGTACATGCCGAGCGCATGGGCGTTCTCGATCGACGTGCGGACTTCGGCGAACAGGGTGTCAACCGCCGACGCAAGCTTCGGGTTGGTCCGCTTCACGATCGCAGGAGCCGGCGAAACCAGGTCACCGGTCTCCACTGCAAGCAGCCGCTCGGCCAAGGCGGACAGCGACCGGGCGCTTTCACTGTTAGGGCGCTCAGCCGCGATATAGCTGATCAGCAGGCAGAAGATGCCCGCGGTGACCGAAGCGAAAATCTTCTGGTCGAGCTCGGTCAGGTACAAGAGGGCGCAAAGCGAAAAGACGAACGACGCAAAGCCGGCTGCTCCGGACAGGAGCGCGTTGCTTAATTTCTGCGCTGTTCCTTCCTTCATGCCCGCCTTGAAGCGCCCTCGCCGCGCAATGCCCCTGATCACCATCAGGAGTTAAACAACACGGGTTAAGAAAGCGTGAGGGGCCTAGCCGCGGCGGAGGATGATGTAGAGGCTTCCGCCGCCACCATGGCGCGGGTGCGCGTTGCGGACGGCGGCGATGCGCGAAGCGTGGCGCGATGCGGCGAGCCAGTCGTGAGCCGCTGCCCTGATCTTCCCACGGGCGACCGGTGGCTCGCCCTTTGGGACATGGCCGGTGATCAGGAGCAGGACACGGTCGCCCCGCCCCACCGCATCCTCAAGCAACCCGTCGATTGCAGACCAGGCTTGGTCCAGCGTGAAACCATGAAGGTCTAGCGTGCGGTCGGGCGTCACCTGACCGGTGCGAAGCTTGCGGTCCCAGGTGCCGTCGAGCGTAGCGCCGATTGAAGGCTTGCGTGGGGCCAGTGAAGGCGTCGGAGCAGCTGGGCGTACAACTGGCCGAACGGGAGGAATGGAGGGTGCGGGATCGGCCGCTTGCTCTAACCTAGGAAGGCGGGAGAGAGGCCGAATGGTCTCCGCCACCTTGGCCCAAAGCGCTTGTTCCTCAGGGCTGAGCGAGCGCACGCGCGGCCACGCCCCTGGGGAGAAGCAGAAGAGCCGATCCGGGCGAGGACATGCCGCCCGCGATCCGGGTTGCCTCTTCCCCGGCGCCCCAGAAGGTGTCGAAGCGGTTCGCGCCCTTGATCGCACCGCCCGTATCCTGCGCGATCCACAAGCCGCTTGCTTCGGGTCGCTCCATGGACAGGAAAACGGGAGCGCCCAGCGGCACGAAGAGCGGATCTGCGGCAACCGTCGCATGCGGGGTGACCGGAAGGCCCAGCGCTCCCAGCGGTGCGCCGGTCAGTTCCTTGAAGAAGACATAGGACAGGTTTTCGCGCATCAGCGCCCTGCCCGCATCGGGATTGGCGCGGATCCAGGCCGCGATCGCCTTCATGTCGGCGCCGCCTAGCGGAAGAATTCCGCGCTCCCGGAGAAGGCGGCCGATGGCGACATATTCGCGGCCGTTCTGGTTGTCGTATCCGATGCGAATAATCGAACCGTCCGGCGCGACGAGCTGGCCGGAGCCCTGGATCTGGAGGAAGAACAGGTCGACGGGATCGGCGGCCCAGCCAATCTCCAGACCGCGGCCCGCAAGAGCGCCGTCCTCGATTTCCGCGCGGGTGAAATAGAGCGTGCAGGTGCCATTAGCGGTAATGCGTCCGCGACCACTGCCGCCGTCGGGGCGGGTGCAGCGTACGAGATCGGACGGCGTGCGGTACACTGGAACGTCAAAGCCGGGCTGGCGCGTTCGTGAACCGGCAATCTGAGGCTCGTAATAACCTGTTGCGAACGCTTTTCCGTCGCCAACGCGCACCCAGTCGAACCGGTGGAAGAAGAAGCCCGGCGCATCGTTCGGGTTGAGCCTCGCGGCTTCGGAACACACTGCTTGCCAGTCGGAGGGCCGCGCCAGCCCTGACCGGTCCTGACGCCTAATCAGCGAAGGACAGCTGATGCGAAACGCCTGAAGTGCGCGGATCGCTTGATCGGAATGAAACGCACGTGGCGACGCCAGGGTCAGTCCGGCAGCTCGCGCATTCGCATATTGCTGGGTGGACTGCGGCGTCGTGACCGGCGGCGGCGCAACCGGGGACGCTGTCTCACCAGGAACGGGCTGCGGTGCCGGTGTCGGCGCGGGTGCCTGTGGTCCGGCGCAGCCGGCGACGATCAGCGTGGCGGCGAGGGCAAGCGCCCGAAGCGCGGTTTTCACTCTTCCTCGTCGGTCTCGACCAGGATCCAATTCGGGTCGGTCGAACTGACGTCGCGGCGGAAGGTCCACACATCGCGCGTTTGCACCGCGTCGCTGAGGGAGCCTGCGACCACCTCGCCGTCCGCATTGCGGGTGACGGCAGCGATATCTGCTTCGAAGCGCACGCCTACGACCGCGATCTGACGCTCAAGCTGCGCGCTGACGATGGTCGCATGGTCGATCGAGACCAGCCGATTGTCGAGAACCAGGCCCTGAGACTTGCGATCCTCGATGGCGGCTTCGAACGTCTCCAAAACGTGCCCGTCGACGAAGCGGCGCAACGTTTCCGTATCGCCTTTCCAGAAGGCTTCAAGGACCATGCCGTATGCAGACTTGGCGCCTTCGAGAAAGCGAGCCACATCGAAGGCGGGATCCGCGGCAAGGATCGCGCGAATTGCCGGGCCGGCGGTCGGCACGAAATTCATGCCGGCGGGATCCGCGTTTGGCGCTGGAGCGAAAGCCGTCGCCGCCTGGCGCGGCTCGATCCGCGCATCGGGCTCGGCAGGTTTCAAGATCGGCTGCTGTTCATGGCCGGTACGCTCGCCAAGAACGCTGTAGAGCCTCAGGCCGATGAAGACGGCGATCAGGGCAAGGATGATGATGACGGTCAAGCTTCGGTCCTAATCCAGATTTCGCATCAACATAAGGCGGGATCGCCATAGATTCAAAGCGCCGCAACGCACGAGCGCGGCATTGCGCCCCATTTTGCCTGCTGCTAGGCGCTTGCCCTCGTGCCGGCGCGGCCCTTCTCCCGTGCCATACCAGCGTAATCATTCAAGGAACATGAACATGGCGGACCAGGATCCCACCTCCAACGGCATTGGCGCGGAGGGCGCGGGCGACGGCATCCAGGTTGCGACCTTGCATCAGTATATCAAGGACTTGTCGGTCGAAAGCCCGAGCGCGCCGCAGGTTTTCCAGTGGCAGAGCCAACCGGCCATCGACGTTCAGTTCCAGATCAACGTGGAAAAGCCGGTCGAGGACGTTCACGAAGTCGCGTTGAAGATCGAGGTCGCCGCGCGCTCCGATCAGGGAACCCATTTTCTCGTCGACTTGACCTACGCCGGCATCTTCGGCCTTCGCAACGTTCCCGAAGAGGCCGTGTCGGCGTTCGTGCTGGCCGAGGCGCCGCGCCTGCTTTTCCCCTTCGCTCGCCAGATCATTGCCGAGGCGACGCAGAATGCGGGTTTCCCGCCGCTGCTTCTGGAGCCGATCGATTTCGGGGCCGCCTACATGGCGCAGATGCAGGCGCTGCAGGAGCAGGGTCAGGCGGATCCGGCGCTGAG encodes:
- the yidC gene encoding membrane protein insertase YidC — translated: MNENRNMILAMVLSALVLFGWSMLSDRFFPTAAPQTQKVEDGKVTPAATPPAAGTAAPQALRNRAQVIAETPRVRFQTPALSGSINLKGARIDDLVLLKHRMTFDPNSSPVPLLNPQGTRAASFVGFGWTGNSIATPGPDTVWQASAPALTPGKPVTLSWMNPTGQTFEIILSIDDLYLFNVAQRVVNRSSNAVTLTPYGFASRAGRSMNISSWTIHVGPISVRNDKADYDVDWSSIRDAGPNGLNFAPATGWIGFTDLYWLTALAPKSQMTGSFVHSANGAYQANFSGRPQTVAPGQIGSFETRVFSGAKEIAALDRYQDAGIPLLSKAVDWGWFEWFMIPIHALLEWLFRQIGNFGVAIICLTLIVRLLLFPVAQKQFASMGAMRKVQPKLKALQERYKDDKPRLQQEMMKLYKEEKINPAAGCLPILLQIPIFYALYKVLLVSVEMRHQPFALWIKDLSAPDPLTPLNLFGYLNFTPPAVIAIGILPLLLGVTMWMQFKLNPAQPDPVQQQIFSIMPWVMMFVMAPFAAGLMVYWITNNILSIGQQWWLYRKYGLHLSDTHPATT
- the yihA gene encoding ribosome biogenesis GTP-binding protein YihA/YsxC; translated protein: MDETDDLTERARKLFSGPIDFLKSAPGLQFLPDPKVPEIAFAGRSNVGKSSLLNALTNRKGLARTSNTPGRTQELNFFDVGNPPLIRLVDMPGYGFAEAPKDLVKRWRFLVNDYLRGRQVLKRTLVLVDSRHGLKPVDEEIMTMLDKAAASYHLVLTKGDKIKPTELAKVLERTAEQARTHPAAHPTIFTTSSETASGIAELRAAILDAAFA
- a CDS encoding glutathione S-transferase family protein; its protein translation is MLKLIIGNRAYSSWSFRGWLACKQSGEEFEELVVPMFDADWEKRREGDEFAPSLGKVPILWDGDCVVWDSLAIIEFLADRNGRELFWPEDDGARGMARSMAAEMHSSFAALRRELPMNVRKSFATREFEGEVRGDIERIMQLWAQARARHGGTGDFLFGDWSAADIMFAPVVTRFITYGVPVPPFAAVYMKAVLSHPHVAEWIDQAQDEPWVIEKYETPA
- a CDS encoding cupin domain-containing protein, which codes for MPKVDLESIAQLNRTGYPAPFNEAVAGRFQRRLSPATGLTDFGVSHVVLKPGAWSSQRHWHNGEDEFLVMLEGEAVLVEDDGPTVLRPGDIAVWPKGSTNGHHLRNESEADCAFIVVGGGVNTGGGYNDIDMLFSPEGTYTHKDGTPYPAKRL
- the dapE gene encoding succinyl-diaminopimelate desuccinylase; the encoded protein is MSIDPIALARDLINCRSITPATGAVFEVLERALQPFGFEVHRLVSGEAPDGPVENLVALRGSGSPHLGFAGHLDVVPPGEGWSGDPFDARIVDGRLIGRGANDMKSAVAAFAAAASRVEQQAGTVSLLITGDEEGPATFGTPKIIEWLEERSIRPDMIVIGEPTSEAALGDTVKIGRRGSVNMWIEVPGTQGHVAYPHRADNPVPRLARIVAALDALHLDDGSEAFPPSNLEFTDIACPPGATNLIPANASARLNIRFNNLQRGADLVRMVEEVVGSEAPGATVRALISGEAFLTPPGPIYDIVVDAIRAETGVEPKLSTSGGTSDGRFLTALCPVVDFGLPNATMHKVDESVAVADIEKLANIYERVIRSAQA
- a CDS encoding putative bifunctional diguanylate cyclase/phosphodiesterase → MKEGTAQKLSNALLSGAAGFASFVFSLCALLYLTELDQKIFASVTAGIFCLLISYIAAERPNSESARSLSALAERLLAVETGDLVSPAPAIVKRTNPKLASAVDTLFAEVRTSIENAHALGMYDPVTSLPNRLHFRSEADKLLADSGDGAAAMLFVDLDRFKAVNDSLGHARGDQLLIMVANRLRVVLNSEGADRARQRPLLARLAGDEFTMFFPQVASTEEVERVARRVAQVIAEPFELAGHSIDIGASVGVSLKPQHGSSVESLMRSADIAMYRAKSLGGGQHHLFNDQLAAEHHQKVQTEKDLTDAVQRGEFLLVYQPQLSLVTGEMPCAEALLRWNHPTDGLRMPHSFIPIAERTGLIADIGDWVVAEVASTMGSWLREGISRRISFNVSPRQLERFDFFDRLRQLFAEQQVPLSLIELEFTESAAMEASDAVIGEIAALRRDGATICIDDFGTGYSNLARLRSMPLDRVKLDQTLIADIETCDRARVIVQAVIHLIRGVGSQVVAESVETIPQAELLRAMGCDIVQGYVFSKAMVEDEFLDWTANAERGRRSVA
- a CDS encoding Smr/MutS family protein; the protein is MRSLSPEEQALWAKVAETIRPLSRLPRLEQAADPAPSIPPVRPVVRPAAPTPSLAPRKPSIGATLDGTWDRKLRTGQVTPDRTLDLHGFTLDQAWSAIDGLLEDAVGRGDRVLLLITGHVPKGEPPVARGKIRAAAHDWLAASRHASRIAAVRNAHPRHGGGGSLYIILRRG
- the mltA gene encoding murein transglycosylase A — translated: MKTALRALALAATLIVAGCAGPQAPAPTPAPQPVPGETASPVAPPPVTTPQSTQQYANARAAGLTLASPRAFHSDQAIRALQAFRISCPSLIRRQDRSGLARPSDWQAVCSEAARLNPNDAPGFFFHRFDWVRVGDGKAFATGYYEPQIAGSRTRQPGFDVPVYRTPSDLVRCTRPDGGSGRGRITANGTCTLYFTRAEIEDGALAGRGLEIGWAADPVDLFFLQIQGSGQLVAPDGSIIRIGYDNQNGREYVAIGRLLRERGILPLGGADMKAIAAWIRANPDAGRALMRENLSYVFFKELTGAPLGALGLPVTPHATVAADPLFVPLGAPVFLSMERPEASGLWIAQDTGGAIKGANRFDTFWGAGEEATRIAGGMSSPGSALLLLPRGVAARALAQP
- a CDS encoding Tim44/TimA family putative adaptor protein, with protein sequence MTVIIILALIAVFIGLRLYSVLGERTGHEQQPILKPAEPDARIEPRQAATAFAPAPNADPAGMNFVPTAGPAIRAILAADPAFDVARFLEGAKSAYGMVLEAFWKGDTETLRRFVDGHVLETFEAAIEDRKSQGLVLDNRLVSIDHATIVSAQLERQIAVVGVRFEADIAAVTRNADGEVVAGSLSDAVQTRDVWTFRRDVSSTDPNWILVETDEEE
- the secB gene encoding protein-export chaperone SecB, producing the protein MADQDPTSNGIGAEGAGDGIQVATLHQYIKDLSVESPSAPQVFQWQSQPAIDVQFQINVEKPVEDVHEVALKIEVAARSDQGTHFLVDLTYAGIFGLRNVPEEAVSAFVLAEAPRLLFPFARQIIAEATQNAGFPPLLLEPIDFGAAYMAQMQALQEQGQADPALSQQPTADSNV